CGTTATGCACTAGTACGACCTCGCCTCCTTGGCCGACGTGCGGATGGGCGTTGGTTTCCGTCGCCGGGCCATGCGTCGCCCAGCGGGTATGGCCAATTCCGGCGGCGCCTACGATGTGTTGCTTGGCGAGACGCGCGGCCAAGTTGTCAATTCGTCCGGCGGTTTTGCAAACGCTGATCTCGGCGTCACCCGGGTCCAAGGCGGCGATCCCGGCGCTGTCGTAACCCCGATATTCAAGCCGACGAAGCCCCTGCACGATAAAATCAACCGCTTGTCGATCTCCGACTACTCCAACGATGCCGCACATCGCACGCTCCCGATAAGACGAACCGAATGGGGGCAAAAACCCCGAAAAGGGTACCGCCCCGATCCTGGCAAACTAGCAAATATTGGCCAATCTCAGAACATCGAATAGGCGGATGGGAGAAATTGGTCTAGTTGTTTTATTTAATCCGAATTTACAATCCAGCGATCGAAATCTGTTTTCTTAGGCCAAGGAAGGTCGTTATGTCGCCCCAAGCTCCACTTCGTCTCCGTCTTCGTACTGCGGTTATTATCCCGGCTCGTCTGGCGTCGACCCGCTTGCCGCACAAGATGCTGCTGGCCGAAACCGGCAAACCGTTGATCCAACATACTTATGAAGCGGCGATCGAAGCGTTGCGCCCCGAAAAAGTGGTCATTGCGACTGACCACCCGTCAATCCGCGACGCCGTGCTGGCATTTGGCGGCGATGTGATCATGACCAGCGAGTCGTGCGCCAGCGGAACCGATCGTCTGGCCGAAGCGGCCCAGCAATTGCCTGAGTATGACCTGCTGTTAAACGTCCAAGGAGACGAACCCGAGATCGCATCGACCTCGATTGACGCATTGATCAAGCTGATGGAGGAAAACCCGGGCCATAATATGGGAACGCTGGCGACGCCGATCCGCGACAAAGCGCTGCTCGCCGACCCGGCCTGCGTCAAAGTGATCTGCGATGAAACAGGGAAAGCGCTCTATTTCAGCCGGAGCCAGATTCCGTTCGTGCGAGAATGGGATGACGCCATCCTCCAGGCCGAGCCCCCCCACTTTTTGATGCACCTGGGGATTTACGCCTACCGCCGTGATTTTCTGCTACGGATTGCCGCGGCGCCGCGGACCGAGGTCGAAAAGCTGGAAAGCCTGGAACAGCTTCGAGTTCTGTCGATGGGCGAGTCCATTCATGTCGGCGTCGTCAACGAAGCGTCCTCCGGCATTGATACTCCCGGCGACTATGCGGCATTTGTCAGCCGCAAGCTTGCTTGCTAAGATAAAGCCCCAGGGCTGACGGTCCTGGCCGATCCAGTCTCTTGCGTCTTTCACGCCCTTAAGCAACTGCCTAAGGGCGATTAGGGATTTCTGACGCAAATTATCGATCACTGCCGATCGTCTGGCGGTGACGTCTCTCGGTTTACGCTAGCAGCAGTAGTTCTGCACTTGCAGGGAAGGTTCATGACCAAGCATATTTTCGTGACCGGCGGCGTGGTCAGTTCACTCGGCAAAGGGTTGACCAGCGCTTCCATCGGCATGCTGCTCGAGCAACGCGGGCTGCGCGTGAAACTGCAAAAGCTCGACCCCTATATCAATGTCGACCCCGGCACGATGAGCCCCTATCAGCACGGCGAAGTCTATGTGCTGGACGACGGCAGCGAAACCGACTTGGACCTGGGACATTACGAGCGCTTCACCAATAGCCCTCTGACCCGCGACGCCAATTACACGACGGGCCAGATCTATCTTTCGGTCATCAACAAAGAACGCCGCGGCGAGTTCCTGGGCAAAACCGTCCAGGTGATCCCCCACATCACCAACGAAATCAAAAGCGTCATCGAGAAGCTCGGGGACGAAGAAACCGATGTCGTGATCACCGAGATCGGCGGCACGGTCGGCGATATCGAAAGCCAACCGTTTCTCGAAGCGATTCGGCAATTCTCGCTGACCGCCGGCAAAGAGAACTGTCTCTATATCCACCTGACGCTGGTCCCTTATCTCAAGGCGGCCGCCGAACTGAAGACCAAGCCGACCCAGCACTCCGTCGGTCAATTGCGCGAAATCGGTATCCAGCCCGACATCTTGATTTGCCGTACCGAACGCAATCTGAGTCATGACGATCGCGAAAAGATCGCCCTGTTCTGCAATGTGCCGATCGAAGCGGTCATCGAAGAGAAAGACAAAGACTTCTCGATCTATGAAGTCCCCTTGAGTCTGCACGAGAACCGGCTCGATCACCTGATCGCCAAAAAGTTTGGTTTTCCTCGCGGCGATATCGATCTGACGCAGTGGCAAGAGATCTTGCACACGCTCCGTAATCCGGAGACCGAAATCAGCATCGCCGTCGTCGGCAAATACGCCGAACACAAAGACGCCTACAAGTCGATCTACGAAGCGATCGATCACGCTGGAATCGCCCATCGCTCGCAAATCCGCATCGGCCGCATTCAAAGCGAAGCGATCGAATCGGAAGGCGCCGAACGTTTGCTCTCTGGATACGACGGCATTCTGGTTCCCGGCGGGTTTGGCGAACGCGGTATTGAAGGCAAAGTCGATGCGATCCGCTACGCTCGCGAGCGCGACATTCCGTTCCTGGGCATTTGCCTGGGGATGCAGTGCGCCGCGATCGAGTTCGCCCGCAATGTGGTTGGCCTGGAAGGAGCTCATTCGACCGAGTTCTCTAAAGACTCGCCGCACCCGGTGATTTGCTTGCTCGACGAGCAAAAGAACATCACCGACAAAGGGGGGACCATGCGACTGGGCGCCCAAGATTGCTCGTTGGTTCCCGGCACCCACGCGCACGAAGCGTACGGCCACGAATCGATCAACGAGCGGCATCGCCATCGCTATGAGTTCAACAACAAATATCGCGAGCAGTTCGCCAAGCACGGGCTGCGATTCTCGGGACTAAAACCGGATGGCTCGCTGGTCGAGATCATCGAGAACGAAAACCACCCCTGGTTTGTCGCGGTCCAGTTCCATCCCGAATTCAAATCGAAACCGATTAAGGCGCAGCCGCTCTTCGCCAGCTTTGTCGCCGCCGCAATTGTGCGCCGCAGCAAGTCGGCGCCCAACGCTTCACCGACCGAAGAAACAGCCGAAACGTAATCGACAGCAACAGAGGCGAACCCCATGAACGGCGACTCCGAAGCAGAAAAAAAGATCATCGTCGACTCGGACTGGAAAGAACAGGTCGAGCAAGAGAAGGAAAAACTACGCGCCGAAGATGCGCCCGAAGCGCCGCCAGCAGCGGAAGAACCGGCCGCCGCTGCTCCTTCCGACAACAGCGCCAAGTTTGATCCCAGCAAACTCCCGCCGCCCGATTTCCGGATGCTCATCTCGATGCTGGCCACCCAGGCCTTCGCCGCGCTGGGACAAATCCCTCATCCCGAAACAGGCCAAGCCATGGTCGAGTTGCCGCTGGCAAAACACATGATCGACCTGCTGGGCGTGATTGACGAAAAGACCAAAGGCAATCTCTCGCCCGACGAAGCGGAGATGCTAGAACACGCACTGCACGATCTACGCATGGGCTACTTTGCGATGTCGCAGCAAGCGCAGAAGTAAGATCCTTTGGGCCATCCAACCATCTTCGGGTGACATTGCCACGGCCTTGCGTGGCAATGAAAGAGGTGAGATCGGTGAAAAAGGCATTTTCCTACCTGGTCTTTGCGTTGCTGATTTGTCGTGCCGTCTCGGCGGCGCCGCCCAACATCGTCTTTATCTTGGTCGATGATTTGGCATGGGCCGATTTGGGATGCTACGGACACGCATGGCATCGCACCCCGAACATCGATCGCTTGTCTGAAACCGGCGTGCGGTTCACCAACGCTTATGCTTCGGCCCCGATCTGCTCCGCCTCGCGGGCAAGCATTTTGACGGGGAAAACGACTGCCCGACTCGGATTCGAGTTTGTCACGAAGAACGAGCCGGGAATTCAACAAGTCGATACGATCACGCAGCTTACAGCGCCGCCGCTGACCCTCAACCTTGCACTGGAAGAAGAGACCATCGCCGAGCGGATCGCTGCGTTGGGCTATGAGACCGCCTTCTTTGGAAAATGGCATCTCAATCAGCACCACCGTCGATATCTCGGCTGGAGCCCCAAGTTTGGCCCAGCCCAGCAAGGATTTGAAGTCGCCGAGGAAGACTTCGGAGCGCATCCCTATGCTTGGGGCAAATCGCCTCCCCAGGCTGTCGATCAATCAGGGAAATTCGTCGAAGATTCGATGGTCAAGCGGGTCTGTCGCTACATCGGCCAGCCCCATGAACGCCCTTACTTTGTGATGGCTTCGTCGTTTTACGTCCATACGCCGGTGAAGTCCCCCTATCGTTGGCTATTGAAGCAGTATGCCGAAACGATACCTGCGGATGCTCCGAACCGGCAAAAGCGAATTGCCTACGCCGCCTTCCTGGAAACGCTGGATCATCACGTCGGCCAGATTGTGAAAGCAGTCGAAGCGACCGAGGAAGCCGACAACACGCTCATCGTCTTCTTCTCCGACAATGGAGGCCATCCTGCGTACACCGCGAATGCGCCGCTTCGGGGTTCCAAGTGGAATCTCTACGAAGGGGGGATTCGCGCACCGTTGATCGCTCGCTGGGCCAAGAAAACCAAAGCCAATTCTCGCTGCGACGTTCCGGTCATCGGCTATGACTTGACGCCCACCTTTATCAACGCGGCAGGCGGAACGGCTACGCAAGCGGACGGCCGGGCAATCGATCTGGCGAACGTGGATTCACTCGCTTTGGAGCCGCGAAACCTACTGTGGCATTTTCCGTATTACCATCCAGAAACGGGATATGCGTCCGCATTGCCGGCCATCGGAATCGATGATTTTGCGGTCAGCCAAACGCGCCCTCAATCAGCGCTCCGCCGCGGGAAATACAAATTGCTATGGTTTGCCGAGGACAAGCATGTCGAGCTTTATGACCTGCAAGCCGACTTGTCTGAGCAAGTCGATCTAAGCCGACAACTGCCGGAGAAAACGTCCGAACTGCGGAAAGAACTGATGCGGACATTGCAGCAACAGCAGGCCCGCATGGCGACTCCGCGTCTTCAGACCAGCAATCCCAATCGGTAACGACTCCTTTTAACCGATGGGCGGCACGGCGCCAAACCCGAAAATTCAGATCTGACAAAACACTAGCCCGCCAGCGCGAGCGAGGGAACAGGGCTGGCGATCCTAATACGGATTGAAGCGATGGGCCGCATTCCCTTGCTGGCGCATTTTTGAAGTTAAGCTCCCCAACCATTCCAAAAAAGAAAAGCGTGCTCCTAACGAGCACGCGTCTTTTTGTTTTTCAGGTTCGAGACGTGTCGGTCTCACTTTTCTGAGACGTCGAAGTCGACTTCCGTGCCGTCGGCCGGGATGTTGATTTCCGTTCGGTAGGCCGGAAACAGGGCGTTGCCCGGACTGTTCGCTCCCGGTTCGGCCGTGGGGTCCACTTTGCCGTCGTAGCCACGAATCGTGACGGAGTATTCCCCCCCCACGATTCCCTTTCCCGCAGGCGTTACGAAGCGACCATCCGTGATTTTGCCAATGGTTCCCGGTCCCGAATTCCCTTTGGCGGAGTTCGGTTCCAAAATAATGTCCCCTCGCGGCACCGGCTGACCTTCGTAGGTCACGTTGCCCCGCAGTGGTTCGCCATAACCCGAACTTCCACCACACCCCACGGCGCCGACGATCAGCAAACTAGCAAGCAAGATATATCGCATGGTTCACTCTTTCGAAGAATTAAGGCGAATAACCTCCGATGGGAAGTCCATCGGAACGCTTGGAGAGGTTTTGCGAGATCGTTAGATCGGTCGTTTCGGCCAGAAAATGAACCGATCCGTCGTTGAACAAGAATTGCGCCCCGCCGGGATGATCGCTGCGAAACGCACTGGTGAAGCTCTCCCAACTGCCGGACGGGTTGGCGTTTAGTTGATAGCGGAATCCAGTCAGACAGACCGGCAGCCCATTGCTATCGTTCTTGCCGCTGGCCGCCCAGGAAAAGCCGACGGAGTCGTGCGGATGGTTGTTTTCGCCGATGACCATGACGTTCGACGTTCCGTCGGTAATGTCAGCAAAACGAGTCTTCGAATTCACATAGAGCGTGCCGTTGGTGTAAAAGCGGCGCACGTTCGACGAATGTCCCTGGCACGAGGAATCGCTATCGGGACCACCTCCTTGCACGCCGCGATAACTGGCTCGCAGCGCGTTCTCCCCAATCTTGGCGTCGGAAGGACATTGATAAGCTTCCATCGGAACCAGAACATCCTTGTTGGGACTCGGCACATCTTGGCCGCCTGGATCGAAGAAGCGATGCTCGTAGACATTCCCATCCCACGCGAATTGGTCATACATGTTCTGCTGTTCGATAAACGGCAGCAGCAGAACGGTCCAAGGAGCATGACCGCCGTGAACCGGCGTGCTCATACTGTCGCACCAATTACTTGCGCTGTAATTGATGTCGGTCTTGGCTGAGATATAGCCTGCGGGGAAGCTGCCGAGAGTATCGTGATAATTGTGCAGCGCGATACCCATTTGCTTCAAATTGTTGCTACAGCTCATGCGACGCGCCGCCTCACGCGCTTGTTGCACCGCTGGCAACAACAAGGCGATCAAAACGCCGATGATAGCGATCACTACCAAGAGTTCGACCAGCGTAAATCCCTGGTGAAAGCGAGTACGAAGTTTCATAAAACAACTCATGAATAGGGGGCAGATCCAGAAAGAAGTGGGGCGATATAAAAAGGCCCAGCCATTTCCATTTAAATTAATACATTATTCTATCCAGGACGAATACACTTCTAAGCGACATAATTGCGTTTTAATGCGGTTTTATGGAAACAATGACGCCGTTTCTCAATTCGATCATGTTTTATTTCGACATATTCAAATAACTACGCTTTTCAGGCTGCCAGAGGATTGTTTCGGACTACTTCGCCAAAAGGAAATCGACCGATTCAGAACGGTCTGTCGGGCCTGCGAGAGTTCGTCACCTTTCGCCAAGAGAAAGGTGACTTTGGGGGCGCGGATTCCCTCCCCAAAATTGTCTCTTGAGAAAACGTATGCAGTCGTGGTCGATTGCATGCGATGCGCGAGCAATTCAAAGGAGCGCAAAGAAAAAGCCGCTGAATCCAGGGGACTAATCTGGATTCAGCGGCCGCTTATCGGCGCCGCATCGACTAAAAGCTCGGCTTCCATGCCGAAAATGCCATCCTTGGATGTGTCTTGCCATCAATCTAAGGTGCGCTGTGGACTAGACAGCTTTCTCAGTTGACGTTCAGTCGATGCGTTTCACCGGGGGTACGTGTGTATGGTTTAGCTCGACAAGGTATCGAGAAGTCCGCCGAACTCAGGCATCTGTTGCTCTAGGTTCGCCAGCCAAGCGTCGGTTCGCCAAATCTCTACGCAAATAGCGGCGCCAACGATCAGCACTTCTCCGCCTGCTTCGACTCCTAAAAACTCGCGAAATCCTTCCGGAATCAACAGCCGCCCTTTGGCCGCCAACTGCACGTTGCGATGGCGAGTCGATAGCAGGCGACCCAGCATCTGGACGTCGGCGGTGCGACCTTCTAACCGTCCTGCGTCTATCTTGGCTTTCACCAAGTTGACCCCTGCATCGAGCTTGGCTTTCCAGTGGGTGGAGTTCCACAAACTGAGACAGCCCGGTCGCTCTTTGACCAGGATCAGGTCGGTCGAATTCTCACAAAGCGGATCCGCTAATTCGGTCGGAATCGACAAACGAAATCGTTCGTCAATCTTGCGATTGAATTCCCCCAGGATGAAGTCTGCGCTGGCCATGTCTGTCGCGGAGATCCCCAACAGTTGTGCGGGCGGAGCCTAAATCCGATTACGGGCTAATTTCCCACAAGATTGTCTAAAGTTTTCGCTGAGTGGGCTCAAATCCCACGACTCGAAGTTTAGCGGATCCCGCCTGAATCGCAAGCGCCGTGGGTAAACTTTTCCACAAATTGCGTCAGACCGCGGCAAAGTGGGTCGAAATCCCACATTGCCGCAGCGGCAGAAATTGGTGTGGAGGTGGATCGCGAAATTTCGTACTCTTCGCCCCGCTCCAACGTCCACCGCTATCCAGCCGTTGTCCTGTCCGGAATTCATCGCCCTTTTGGTTCACTCCGTGATTTCGCATCTCCCTACAGAACCTGTCGTCATTACCGGGATCGGCATGATCACTTCGGTCGGTCAGGATCGTGAGTCGACATGGCGCGCCGTACAGCGTGGAGAATGCGGCATCCGGCGCATGACTGGCCTGACGCCGATCCCAGACAACCTGGTCTTGGGAGCTCCGGTCGATCTGCCGAACATGAATCGCGACATCATGAAACCGATGTTGCTAAATAACATTACGGCGGAAGAAGCGATCCTCGATTCCAACGTGGACCTGACCGATGTCGATCTAGAACGCTTTGGTTGCGCCATCAGCGGTCACATGGGAGACGCCGCCGGACGCAGCATTATCGAAGATCGCCCCGTCAACTGGATCACCACCGGCGTAAACTGGTGGAATCAGCTTTACCCGAACACTTCCTGCGGTCAGATCGCCAATCGATATGGCTTGATGGGCCCTCGCATTTGCCATTCGACCGCATGCGCCAGCGGGCTAGTCGATATGATGAGCGCTGTCCGCGCCATTCGCGACAATCAATGCGACATCGCACTGGTCGGCAGCGGAGAATCGATTGATCCTCTCTTCGCCGCCGGATTCCGCAGCATGCGAGTACTCTCCGACAGCGACGATCCGAAAAACTCGTGCCGCCCTTTTGACAAGCAACGCAACGGCTTTGTAATGGGAGAAGGCTCGGCGATGTTCGTAATCGAACGTCTCAGCCATGCCGTCGCTCGCGGCGCCAAAATTTACGCTGAGATCCTCGGCTGCCGCTGTCTTTCGGAAGCGCATCACGTGACGGGGCTCGATATGGAAAGCGTGGCCCTCGAGCGCTTGATCACCGACACGATGCGCGTCAGTGATTTGAGCCCGCGTGACATTGAATACATCAACTGCCACGGAACCGGCACCAAACAAAACGACATCAACGAAATCCGCGGCATTCGCGCCGCATTTGGGATTCAAGCGCAGCGAACTTGCGTCAGCAGTTTGAAATCGATGCTCGGCCATCTGGTTAACGCATCAGGAAGCGTCGAGTTGGCGCTCACCACGCTCGCGCTGCGTGACGGCTTTGTGCCGCCGACGTCGAACCTGCGAAACCCAGATCCCGAGTGCGATCTCGACTGCATTCCGCAAGTCGGCCGGCACCTGAAAGCGCAGCATGCGATGAAACTTTCGGTCGCTTTTGGCGGGCATCTGGTTGCGGTTGCGATTCGCCGCTGGAACGACGCCGCCTCGGGCTACGGTTATCCCGAACTTCGCCGCGCGGCGTAAAGCCAGCTTACTGGTCGTCTTTCGACCAGCTTGGGCGTGATCAGGTCGCAATACGCTCTTTGTCTCGGTCGAACTTACCGAGTTACGACATTTCTGGATGTTGGCATGCTGTCTGCACTTATCGCTTAGATACTACGGGCAATTAATTTTGCGTCTTCGGCAAAAAGCCGATAGCGACGCCCATGGAAAGGCCAATCGAATGGAGAGGCGACATGTCCGACTCGTTGAAGGGAAAACGAATCGCAATTCTCGCAACCGACGGTTTCGAACAAGTGGAATTGACCCAGCCGATGGAAGCCCTCCGCGCTGCGGGAGCCGATGTCGAATTGATTTCGCCGACCTTGGACAATATTCAAGGGATGCATCACGATCAGCCGGGGGAGAAGTTCTCGGTCGATTACGCGATCAATCAAGTTGATTCGGGCCGCTATGATGGGCTAGTTCTGCCGGGTGGAGTCGCCAACCCTGACTCCCTGCGTACCGATCCGCGCTGCATTGAGTTCATTCGTGACTTCTTTGAGCAGCACAAACCGGTGGCGGCGATCTGTCATGGTCCCTGGACGCTGATCGAAGCCGATGTGGTGCGAGGGCGAAAGATGACCTCCTGGCCTAGCCTGCGAACTGATCTGCTGAACGCCGGCGCCGAATGGCTCGATCAAGAATGCGTGGTCGACGACGGTCTGATCACCAGTCGCAAACCAGACGACCTGCCGGCCTTCTGCGGCAAGCTGATCGAAGAGTTCATCGGCGGTCATCCTGTCGGGCAGACCACGTAGGCACGAGATCGATTCGGCATGAAACTGCAGCTGACTGGCGGCCCAAAATGGCCCTGTCAAATGAATGCCAAGTGGATCTAGGCTAGGGCCAGACAGGGTCTACAATCAGGGCTCGCTGCAATGGCGGCGTCATTCCTAATCGATAGCCCCTGTGAAGCATTCTCCCTCGTGACTCCATCCGCATCTCGTTTCCTGACGGTCGCCGCTCTCTTTGTTCGCGTTGCGCTAGCGGCTTCCTTTTTGTCTGCAGTCGCCGATCGTTTTGGGATCTGGACCCAACTGGGCTCAGGCGAAGTCGCCTGGGGAAACATGGACAACTTTCTCGCTTACACGCAGATGTTGCTGTGGTACCTGCCGTCGAGCGTGGTGACCATCGCCGGTTGGACGGCGACCATACTTGAAATCGTGATCGCGGCAGCGCTGCTGTTGGGCGTAGCGATTCGCCCCACGGCGATCGCCAGCGGTGCTCTGCTGTTGGTATTCGCAGTCAGTATGACCTTTGGCACTGGCCCTGAAGGACCGCTTTCGTTCTCGGTGTGGACGGCCGCGGCGGCTTCGCTGTTGCTCGCAGCGATCGATCCCCAAGCGACCGGGCCCGGCCTCCGGCCCTCCTAAATTCGCCCAAGGGATTCAAACGGCGTCTGATCAAGTAGCGGTCATTTCCGCGACTTCGGCGGAGATGAGCGTGCCGTCATGAGCCAGACAGCGGTCGCGGCCACTATTTTTAGCGACGTAGAGCGCTTCGTCGGCTCGATTCAAAAGAGAACGCAGATCATCGCCAGGCGCTACTTCCGCTACGCCGCCGCTAATGGTCAGTTGCATTTCATCCTGAATCCGAGCGCCGCACTGCTGGCCGATTTTGGCCCGGGCTCGATGCGAAACCTTCAGCGCTTCGGCTAGTTGCGTCGCCACAAAAATGACGGCGAATTCTTCGCCCCCCAGTCGCGTCACCATATCGGTGGCGCGGACTTCGTTGTAAAGACTTTCGGCGAGGACGCGCAACGTCTTGTCGCCGATGTCATGCCCCCATTGGTCATTGATCTTTTTGAAGTGATCAATGTCAAAAATCGTCAAACAGAAGGGGACGTCGTGTCGCTGATATTCATGAATCCGACGAGCCATTTCTCGTTCGAACGCACGACGATTTCCGATGCCGGTCAACGCGTCTGTCATCGCTTGCGATTGTGCGGTGAGCAAATGCTGCTGGCGCGTGAGCGAATGGCGAATGGCGCGAGTCAACAGCGGCCCGCGCAACTGTTGTTTCGAGAGATACTCTTGTGCGCCGTGGCGAATCGCCTCGAGCGCGTCTTCATCATCGTCATCGGCGGTCAGCACGATAATCGTCGCCGTCGGAGCCGCTTCTCTCAAGCGGGTCACATTCGCCAGACCGCTGCAATCGGGCAGTCCCATGTCAACGATCAGCACGTCGTAGCTGTGGTCATGCGTCGCCGCGATCGCATCGCTGAGCGTGCCCACGCGATCGACCAAAGCCCGAATATCCGAGCAAGTTTCTAGATGAAATTGAATAATTCGGGCATCGGCATCGTTGTCTTCGACCAATAGCAATCGAATAAAATCGTTCATAAGAATCCTCTGCCCCTTAAACAGCGTCGACGGCGACCGAGGTCGAAGCCGATTCTCGAAACGTACTAACGTTTCAAAATTTACGTTAATGCGAGGGAGATTCGCCGTTTTCTCGTCGATTGCCCCTATTCGCATCCCTGAATAGCAACTCGCTTTCGCTACAACCGCTACGAGCCCATTCATTGGAACCAGAATCGCTACGACTGCTACGCCGCGTCGTGAAAGATGATTCCCAAAGTATGTCGGCGACCGGACCGCAATCGACTGACGCCGTGCCGCATCAGGACCGGGTCAAAACCGTTGGCGCTCGGCACGGGACGTTCTCGAACGGGGAAGATGACTCCTTGCCCTAGCTGCAGCGGAACGACCTCGGCTCGCGACTGTTCCGGCGCGCGCTGCTCGGTGATGACAAACTCGCCGCCTTCGAAATCGACGCCGACGCGATTTAAGAGAATCGCAACTTGCAGCGGAAAAACATGCTCGCCATAAACATCCTGGTGCAAGCAATTAAAGTCATCGGTCTCGTAACGCAGCAACAACGGCGTCGGCTTTAACTGGCCAGCTTGATGACAGCGTTCTAAGAATTGGGCGTGCGTTGCGGGAAATTGAACGTCACTTTTCAAAGCGTCGTTCCAACGATTTGCGATCGCAGACAAGCCGGGATAGAGCGTCGATCGCAGTTGGGCAATCCGTGCCGGCAAGGGATCGGCGAAATATTTGTACTCCCCTCGGCCATATCCATGCTGCTCCATGATCACATGCTTGCGAAACAGCGTATCATCCTCGAATGAAGCGATTTGCGCCGTACATTCGTCCGGCGACAACAAATCAACGATCGCACAGCCATAGGCGTCAAGTTGGTCGCCGATGGAAGTCCAATCGAGTTGCAGTCTGTCGGTGGTCATCGTGAATTCGCGCGCGATCCAAGATCATCATAGGTCCGCCGTGCGGACCCTACGATAATTCTACCGCAAGATGTCCTTCACCACGTTGCCGGCGATATCGGTCAAACGAAAGTCTCGGCCTTGGTAGCGATAGGTCAGATCCAAATGATTGACCCCCAACTGATGCAGGATGGTCGCGTTCAGGTCATGGATATGGACCGGGTTCTCGACAACGTTGTAGCCAAATTCGTCGGTCTTCCCGTATTGAATTCCAGAACGAACGCCGCCGCCTGCCATCCAGATAGTGAAGCAGCGCGGATGATGATCGCGACCATAGTCGTCGGCGGTCAACTCACCCTGGCAGTAGGCGGTGCGGCCAAACTCGCCTGCCCAGACGACCAGCGTGTCTTCGAGTAGGCCTCGATTTTTCAAGTCGGTCACCAGCGCTGCGGATGCCTGATCGACATCGCGACATTGACGTGACAAATCGCGCGGCAAATGAAGATGCTGATCCCAACCGCGATGGTACAGCTGAATGAAGCGAACATCCCGCTCCGCCAACCGGCGGGCCAGTAAACAGTTCGCGGCGAACGTCCCCGGCTTCCGCGCCTCATCTCCGTACATCGCGAAGGTTGACTCCGGTTCATCACGAAAGTCGACCAGTTCCGGCGCTGAGGCCTGCATGCGATAGGCGAGTTCATACTGGGCGATGCGGGCCTCGATCTCGGGATCAGGAATCGATTTCGCTTCCAGACGATTCAATTGTGCGACGGCATCGATCATCTGACGTCGGGATTGCCGCGAGACGCCGGCAGGATCGCCCAAGTAGAGGATCGGATCTCCATCGCCGCGAAATTTGCCCCCTTGTTGCTCGGCCGGCA
The nucleotide sequence above comes from Blastopirellula sp. J2-11. Encoded proteins:
- the kdsB gene encoding 3-deoxy-manno-octulosonate cytidylyltransferase, with the translated sequence MSPQAPLRLRLRTAVIIPARLASTRLPHKMLLAETGKPLIQHTYEAAIEALRPEKVVIATDHPSIRDAVLAFGGDVIMTSESCASGTDRLAEAAQQLPEYDLLLNVQGDEPEIASTSIDALIKLMEENPGHNMGTLATPIRDKALLADPACVKVICDETGKALYFSRSQIPFVREWDDAILQAEPPHFLMHLGIYAYRRDFLLRIAAAPRTEVEKLESLEQLRVLSMGESIHVGVVNEASSGIDTPGDYAAFVSRKLAC
- a CDS encoding DUF1844 domain-containing protein, whose product is MNGDSEAEKKIIVDSDWKEQVEQEKEKLRAEDAPEAPPAAEEPAAAAPSDNSAKFDPSKLPPPDFRMLISMLATQAFAALGQIPHPETGQAMVELPLAKHMIDLLGVIDEKTKGNLSPDEAEMLEHALHDLRMGYFAMSQQAQK
- a CDS encoding DUF1559 domain-containing protein; amino-acid sequence: MKLRTRFHQGFTLVELLVVIAIIGVLIALLLPAVQQAREAARRMSCSNNLKQMGIALHNYHDTLGSFPAGYISAKTDINYSASNWCDSMSTPVHGGHAPWTVLLLPFIEQQNMYDQFAWDGNVYEHRFFDPGGQDVPSPNKDVLVPMEAYQCPSDAKIGENALRASYRGVQGGGPDSDSSCQGHSSNVRRFYTNGTLYVNSKTRFADITDGTSNVMVIGENNHPHDSVGFSWAASGKNDSNGLPVCLTGFRYQLNANPSGSWESFTSAFRSDHPGGAQFLFNDGSVHFLAETTDLTISQNLSKRSDGLPIGGYSP
- a CDS encoding CTP synthase — its product is MTKHIFVTGGVVSSLGKGLTSASIGMLLEQRGLRVKLQKLDPYINVDPGTMSPYQHGEVYVLDDGSETDLDLGHYERFTNSPLTRDANYTTGQIYLSVINKERRGEFLGKTVQVIPHITNEIKSVIEKLGDEETDVVITEIGGTVGDIESQPFLEAIRQFSLTAGKENCLYIHLTLVPYLKAAAELKTKPTQHSVGQLREIGIQPDILICRTERNLSHDDREKIALFCNVPIEAVIEEKDKDFSIYEVPLSLHENRLDHLIAKKFGFPRGDIDLTQWQEILHTLRNPETEISIAVVGKYAEHKDAYKSIYEAIDHAGIAHRSQIRIGRIQSEAIESEGAERLLSGYDGILVPGGFGERGIEGKVDAIRYARERDIPFLGICLGMQCAAIEFARNVVGLEGAHSTEFSKDSPHPVICLLDEQKNITDKGGTMRLGAQDCSLVPGTHAHEAYGHESINERHRHRYEFNNKYREQFAKHGLRFSGLKPDGSLVEIIENENHPWFVAVQFHPEFKSKPIKAQPLFASFVAAAIVRRSKSAPNASPTEETAET
- a CDS encoding sulfatase; this translates as MKKAFSYLVFALLICRAVSAAPPNIVFILVDDLAWADLGCYGHAWHRTPNIDRLSETGVRFTNAYASAPICSASRASILTGKTTARLGFEFVTKNEPGIQQVDTITQLTAPPLTLNLALEEETIAERIAALGYETAFFGKWHLNQHHRRYLGWSPKFGPAQQGFEVAEEDFGAHPYAWGKSPPQAVDQSGKFVEDSMVKRVCRYIGQPHERPYFVMASSFYVHTPVKSPYRWLLKQYAETIPADAPNRQKRIAYAAFLETLDHHVGQIVKAVEATEEADNTLIVFFSDNGGHPAYTANAPLRGSKWNLYEGGIRAPLIARWAKKTKANSRCDVPVIGYDLTPTFINAAGGTATQADGRAIDLANVDSLALEPRNLLWHFPYYHPETGYASALPAIGIDDFAVSQTRPQSALRRGKYKLLWFAEDKHVELYDLQADLSEQVDLSRQLPEKTSELRKELMRTLQQQQARMATPRLQTSNPNR
- a CDS encoding division/cell wall cluster transcriptional repressor MraZ; translation: MASADFILGEFNRKIDERFRLSIPTELADPLCENSTDLILVKERPGCLSLWNSTHWKAKLDAGVNLVKAKIDAGRLEGRTADVQMLGRLLSTRHRNVQLAAKGRLLIPEGFREFLGVEAGGEVLIVGAAICVEIWRTDAWLANLEQQMPEFGGLLDTLSS